The Oscillospiraceae bacterium genome contains a region encoding:
- the kdgK gene encoding 2-keto-3-deoxygluconate kinase has translation MSKGILLAGEPMGLFIAQNKGPLEDVTGYSMALAGAEFNVAIGMSRLGHTVGYLTKLGNDPFGKRIVKIMNQNNISTELITHTDERTTGFMLKSSVEQGDPEIFYYRKGSAASTLSAGDVHALDFARYDTLHMTGILPALTDSTREATDALLEKAHENKMLFSFDPNLRPQLWGDRQKMIDYMNRMSGECDIFLPGVAEAGILLEEHRPEYIAEAYLKRGAKTVIVKLGGKGAYYASSSSSGYVAGFPVETIVDTVGAGDGFAAGVLSALREGLSLEDAVRRGNAIGAIQVMSLGDNDGLPTREELDAFMNGKKDWRKEHV, from the coding sequence ATGTCCAAAGGAATCCTGTTGGCCGGCGAACCGATGGGGCTGTTCATTGCGCAAAACAAAGGCCCCCTCGAGGACGTGACCGGCTATTCCATGGCCTTGGCCGGCGCCGAATTCAACGTGGCAATCGGCATGAGCCGGCTGGGCCATACCGTGGGGTATCTTACAAAGCTTGGCAACGACCCCTTTGGCAAGCGCATTGTAAAAATCATGAACCAAAACAACATTTCTACCGAGCTTATCACCCACACGGACGAGCGCACCACCGGTTTTATGCTGAAAAGCTCTGTGGAGCAGGGCGACCCCGAAATTTTTTATTACCGCAAGGGCAGCGCCGCCTCAACCTTGAGCGCGGGCGACGTGCACGCGCTGGATTTTGCCCGCTACGATACCCTGCACATGACCGGCATCCTTCCCGCCTTGACCGACAGCACGCGCGAGGCCACCGATGCCTTGCTGGAAAAAGCCCACGAAAATAAAATGCTTTTTTCCTTCGACCCCAACCTGCGCCCTCAATTGTGGGGTGACCGGCAAAAAATGATCGATTACATGAACCGAATGAGCGGCGAGTGCGATATCTTTCTGCCCGGCGTGGCCGAGGCCGGGATCCTTTTGGAAGAGCACCGGCCTGAATACATCGCTGAAGCTTACTTAAAGCGCGGCGCAAAGACCGTGATCGTAAAATTGGGGGGCAAGGGCGCTTATTACGCAAGCTCCTCCTCCAGCGGTTACGTGGCCGGTTTCCCGGTGGAAACGATTGTGGATACGGTGGGCGCCGGCGACGGCTTTGCCGCAGGCGTCCTTTCCGCCCTGCGCGAGGGGCTTTCGCTGGAGGATGCGGTGCGCCGTGGAAACGCCATCGGCGCCATTCAGGTCATGAGCCTGGGCGACAATGACGGCCTGCCCACCCGCGAAGAACTGGACGCCTTTATGAACGGCAAAAAAGATTGGAGGAAAGAACATGTCTGA
- a CDS encoding 4-oxalocrotonate tautomerase — MPFIQVKTSAPVSEQSEETIKTLLGQAVTSLPGKTEQWLMVGFEPEYRLWFQGTDEPAAMVEVSVYGGSSPDRYDELTGRICDILAGELDLAPARIYVKYSETPDWGWNGANF; from the coding sequence ATGCCTTTTATCCAGGTCAAGACCAGCGCCCCCGTGAGCGAACAGAGCGAAGAGACCATCAAGACCCTGCTGGGTCAGGCCGTCACCTCGCTGCCCGGCAAGACCGAGCAGTGGCTTATGGTGGGCTTTGAGCCCGAATACCGCCTGTGGTTCCAAGGCACCGACGAGCCCGCCGCCATGGTGGAGGTGTCGGTATACGGCGGGTCTTCCCCCGACCGGTACGACGAGCTCACCGGCCGCATCTGCGATATCCTGGCCGGCGAATTGGATCTGGCCCCCGCGCGCATCTACGTAAAATACAGCGAGACCCCGGACTGGGGCTGGAACGGCGCCAATTTTTAA
- a CDS encoding 2-dehydro-3-deoxy-phosphogluconate aldolase produces the protein MLDLLHQVKQHRIIVAARGLRPADLLPTARALRAGGIRLLEITFDQASPTALADTPAAIRQVREAMGQEMLVGAGTVLTAGQARAAVQAGAQYLLTPNLDLEVIEAAHALGVPVVPGAFTPTEIAAAWNAGAALVKLFPAGCLGPSYIQAITAPLSHIPLLAMGGVGEENLLEYLSLPCMAGVGVGSNIAKKALVEAGDFEGLSALARRYTGQL, from the coding sequence ATGCTGGATCTGTTGCATCAGGTCAAACAGCACCGCATCATCGTTGCGGCGCGGGGCCTGCGGCCCGCCGATCTTCTGCCCACCGCCCGCGCGCTGCGCGCCGGGGGCATTCGCCTGCTGGAAATCACCTTTGATCAGGCAAGCCCCACTGCCCTTGCCGACACACCTGCCGCCATCCGGCAGGTGCGCGAGGCAATGGGGCAGGAAATGCTCGTGGGCGCGGGCACCGTTCTTACCGCCGGGCAGGCCCGGGCGGCGGTTCAGGCGGGTGCGCAGTATCTGCTCACTCCCAACTTGGATCTCGAGGTCATCGAAGCCGCGCATGCACTGGGCGTTCCAGTGGTGCCGGGGGCGTTCACGCCCACCGAGATCGCCGCCGCCTGGAACGCGGGGGCCGCGCTGGTAAAGCTGTTCCCGGCGGGCTGCCTTGGCCCCTCTTATATTCAAGCCATCACCGCGCCCCTGTCCCATATCCCCTTGCTGGCAATGGGCGGGGTGGGCGAAGAAAACCTTCTGGAATATCTCTCCCTGCCCTGCATGGCAGGGGTGGGCGTCGGTTCAAATATCGCCAAAAAGGCGCTGGTGGAAGCCGGCGATTTTGAAGGGCTTTCCGCTCTGGCGCGCCGCTATACCGGCCAGCTGTAA
- the dgoK gene encoding 2-dehydro-3-deoxygalactonokinase, whose translation MEPYTLAIDTGTTNTRVFLLDRAGAVLAAAKAETGVRDTAVTGSTARLKAAVKRCLEEALAAAGAQWNQVGQVLASGMITSNLGLCEIPHRTAPAGAADLAAHAVTRLVPGVCPVPITFFPGVKNAAEPVDAGHFEPMDIMRGEEVEALALLHEYPAGRPYLLVLPGSHMKFVFADAAGRLTGCLTTISGELLAAITTGTILADAVQRQFASPEGYDRELALAGWRTAKQTGLGRACFSGRILSQFGKQPPQAVASYLLGVVLQSDLAAIHGSGALHLEPGAEVIVAGKDPLRRAMADLLAAEGSFPKVHCYEPAPGAAPLAARGVLYLARAAARG comes from the coding sequence ATGGAACCCTACACCCTTGCCATCGACACCGGCACCACCAACACCCGGGTGTTCCTGCTCGACCGGGCAGGGGCCGTGTTGGCCGCCGCCAAGGCGGAGACCGGCGTGCGCGATACCGCCGTCACCGGCAGCACCGCGCGGCTGAAAGCCGCGGTCAAACGCTGCCTGGAAGAGGCCCTCGCCGCCGCCGGGGCCCAATGGAACCAGGTGGGCCAGGTACTGGCCAGCGGTATGATCACCTCAAACCTGGGCCTGTGCGAGATCCCTCACCGCACCGCCCCCGCCGGCGCGGCAGACCTGGCCGCCCATGCCGTGACCCGCCTTGTGCCCGGCGTCTGCCCCGTGCCCATCACCTTTTTTCCCGGCGTAAAAAACGCAGCCGAACCGGTGGATGCCGGGCACTTTGAGCCCATGGACATCATGCGGGGCGAGGAGGTGGAAGCCCTGGCCCTGCTGCACGAGTATCCGGCGGGCAGGCCCTATCTGCTGGTGCTGCCCGGCAGCCATATGAAATTCGTTTTTGCCGACGCAGCCGGCCGGCTGACCGGCTGCCTTACCACCATCAGCGGCGAGCTGCTGGCCGCCATTACCACCGGCACCATCCTGGCCGACGCCGTGCAGCGCCAATTTGCCAGCCCGGAGGGCTATGACCGCGAGCTGGCCCTGGCAGGCTGGCGCACCGCAAAGCAGACCGGCCTGGGGCGCGCCTGTTTTTCCGGGCGCATTTTGAGCCAGTTCGGCAAACAGCCCCCCCAAGCGGTGGCCAGTTATCTTTTGGGCGTGGTACTCCAAAGCGATCTTGCCGCGATCCATGGCTCGGGCGCGCTGCATCTGGAGCCCGGGGCCGAAGTGATCGTGGCGGGCAAGGATCCGCTGCGCCGTGCCATGGCCGACCTGCTGGCCGCCGAGGGCTCTTTTCCAAAGGTACACTGCTATGAGCCTGCACCCGGCGCTGCGCCTCTGGCCGCCCGGGGCGTTTTGTATCTGGCCCGAGCCGCGGCGCGGGGATGA
- a CDS encoding thioesterase, with protein sequence MTEQEMRAAIAQHVKPLVCFEGLELVRCETGQITATAPVTENSLNLYGNAHGGWLYALCDTCSGMVTCTYGVPNVTLQAGINYIKGARPGDTVRVEAKTQHKGGQTAVNRVELFNQAGELLATANFTMYLMTRRG encoded by the coding sequence ATGACCGAACAAGAGATGCGCGCCGCCATTGCCCAGCACGTAAAACCGCTGGTCTGTTTTGAGGGGCTGGAGCTGGTGCGGTGTGAAACAGGGCAGATCACCGCCACGGCGCCCGTGACCGAAAACAGCCTGAATTTATACGGAAATGCCCATGGCGGCTGGCTTTATGCCCTGTGCGACACCTGCTCGGGCATGGTCACCTGCACCTATGGGGTGCCGAACGTGACCCTGCAGGCCGGGATCAACTATATAAAAGGGGCAAGGCCCGGCGACACGGTGCGGGTAGAGGCCAAAACCCAGCACAAGGGCGGCCAGACCGCGGTAAACCGGGTGGAGCTGTTCAATCAGGCCGGCGAGCTGCTGGCCACCGCAAACTTTACCATGTATCTGATGACGCGGCGGGGATAA
- a CDS encoding auxin efflux carrier gives MALAAILMEQTVVMCLFLLLGYLMGKLGWVTQKGSGEITNLLVRIVVPAAIINSFFVERTPERLLQFGVSAVLICAAALLSMVLSQIIFRRHPVENFGVAFSNVGFIGIPLITAVLGEKAVFYIAFYSVLVGVLQWTWGVYTITGDKQHVSPRKILTNPATIAMGLALLAFLPGWGARLPGVLTRPVSMMAAVNTPLAMVVMGCYLAGADLRSVFSDRFNWWASFVRLVLISAATAALFCLVPPAFAEARTAVFIAAITPIGVNTATLAHLFGKDSAKAVAMVCLSTILSVFTMPLMMLLAGWLWGL, from the coding sequence GTGGCTCTTGCGGCGATCCTGATGGAGCAAACGGTGGTCATGTGCCTGTTTTTGCTGCTGGGCTATCTGATGGGAAAGCTGGGCTGGGTCACTCAGAAGGGCAGCGGCGAGATCACGAACCTGCTGGTGCGCATCGTTGTGCCGGCGGCGATCATCAATTCCTTTTTTGTGGAGCGCACCCCGGAACGCCTGCTTCAGTTCGGGGTTTCGGCGGTGCTGATCTGCGCCGCGGCACTGCTGTCCATGGTGTTGTCGCAGATTATTTTCCGCCGCCATCCGGTGGAAAATTTCGGCGTGGCCTTTTCCAATGTGGGCTTTATCGGCATTCCGCTGATCACTGCCGTTCTGGGCGAAAAAGCGGTGTTTTACATCGCCTTTTATTCGGTGCTGGTGGGCGTGCTGCAATGGACCTGGGGCGTTTACACCATCACCGGCGATAAGCAGCACGTGAGCCCCCGCAAAATCCTTACCAACCCTGCCACCATTGCCATGGGGCTTGCCCTGCTGGCCTTCCTTCCCGGCTGGGGCGCCCGCCTGCCCGGCGTTCTGACCCGGCCGGTCTCCATGATGGCGGCGGTGAACACCCCGCTGGCCATGGTGGTCATGGGCTGCTACCTTGCCGGGGCCGACCTGCGGTCGGTCTTTTCGGACCGGTTCAACTGGTGGGCCAGTTTTGTGCGGCTGGTGCTGATCTCGGCCGCCACGGCGGCTCTGTTTTGCCTTGTCCCCCCCGCCTTTGCCGAGGCGCGCACCGCGGTGTTCATTGCGGCCATCACCCCCATTGGGGTGAACACTGCCACCCTGGCGCACCTGTTCGGAAAAGACAGCGCCAAGGCGGTGGCCATGGTTTGCCTTTCCACCATTTTATCGGTCTTCACCATGCCGCTCATGATGTTGCTGGCAGGCTGGCTGTGGGGCTTGTAA
- the kdgR gene encoding HTH-type transcriptional regulator KdgR yields MKASRKVTISDIAAAAGVSKTTVSRFINGRSDLMSEKTWERIRAVIEMSNYRPSDAARSLKSQRTRMIGVLISDISSPFSSAVVLGVSDYLDRKGYTPIFVNCDDSAEKEAHYLSSLLAKDVDGLLVNPSSQENPQLITLACQGMPIVLCDRYVNNYQFDIVTGEYERSMENAVAHLKEQGYTRPAFFTQRWEHNSVRHQRRQGYLNAMQRLYGADAGSDVYLVSTHNPVSFENALDRFLSSLRPGDIPAIVGVNSVTTMHMLNLLKRRGLRMPDQMGLCGPEDWDWSPQMNWPQLVEPNVTTLMVHARELGATAARLLLRRIETPELPAQQVLLPCELIVRDSTRLSQKR; encoded by the coding sequence GTGAAAGCGAGTCGCAAGGTAACCATCTCCGACATTGCCGCCGCTGCCGGCGTTTCCAAAACCACGGTTTCCCGTTTTATCAACGGCCGCAGCGACCTGATGAGCGAAAAAACCTGGGAGCGTATCCGCGCCGTAATCGAGATGAGCAACTACCGCCCCAGCGACGCGGCCCGCAGTCTGAAAAGCCAGCGGACCCGCATGATCGGGGTGCTGATTTCAGACATCTCTTCCCCCTTCTCCTCGGCTGTGGTGCTGGGCGTGAGCGATTATCTGGACCGAAAGGGCTACACCCCTATTTTTGTAAACTGCGACGACAGCGCCGAAAAAGAAGCCCATTATCTCTCCTCCCTGCTGGCCAAGGACGTGGATGGGCTGCTGGTAAACCCATCCAGCCAGGAAAACCCGCAGCTCATCACGCTGGCCTGCCAGGGCATGCCCATCGTACTTTGCGACCGCTATGTGAACAACTATCAGTTCGATATTGTGACCGGCGAATACGAGCGCTCAATGGAAAACGCCGTGGCTCATTTAAAAGAACAGGGCTATACCCGCCCCGCTTTTTTCACCCAGCGCTGGGAGCATAACTCGGTGCGTCACCAGCGCCGCCAGGGATATCTGAACGCCATGCAGCGGCTTTACGGGGCCGACGCCGGCAGCGATGTGTACCTGGTGAGCACCCACAATCCCGTCAGCTTTGAAAACGCTTTGGACCGCTTTCTTTCCAGCCTGCGCCCCGGCGACATTCCGGCCATTGTGGGCGTGAACAGCGTCACCACCATGCACATGCTCAACCTGCTCAAGCGGCGCGGCCTGCGCATGCCCGATCAGATGGGCCTGTGCGGCCCCGAAGACTGGGACTGGTCGCCCCAAATGAACTGGCCGCAGCTGGTGGAACCCAACGTGACCACCCTGATGGTCCATGCGCGCGAGCTGGGCGCCACCGCCGCGCGGCTGCTTTTGCGCCGCATCGAAACGCCCGAGCTGCCTGCTCAGCAGGTGCTGCTCCCGTGCGAGCTGATCGTGCGTGACTCCACCCGTCTGTCACAAAAAAGGTAG
- a CDS encoding demethylmenaquinone methyltransferase gives MKYDVETIKKEMYSGVLCDVMDGMGYRNQSIARTVMPLKDHTVIFGPAFTSIGTQVYSMPADPLTAQCKVVDQLGEGEVYVLVIRGEKNCAVFGELFATAVLGRKGAGVLTDGYARDVKQLHQMDFPLFYGGRDPRTSKGRCEINECQIPVTLEGVTIHPGDYIFGDIDGVAVIPAAIVDEVLEKAMETIKKEDTVRDGLKNGASLQEVYSKVGAI, from the coding sequence ATGAAATATGATGTGGAGACCATTAAAAAAGAAATGTATTCCGGCGTTCTGTGCGATGTGATGGACGGCATGGGCTACCGCAACCAGTCCATTGCCCGTACGGTGATGCCGCTGAAAGACCATACCGTGATCTTTGGCCCGGCGTTCACCAGCATTGGGACACAGGTGTACTCCATGCCGGCAGACCCCCTGACCGCCCAGTGCAAGGTGGTGGATCAGCTGGGGGAAGGGGAGGTATACGTGCTGGTCATCCGCGGCGAAAAGAACTGCGCCGTGTTTGGGGAGCTGTTCGCCACCGCCGTGCTGGGCCGCAAGGGTGCGGGCGTTCTGACCGACGGCTACGCCCGGGATGTAAAGCAGCTTCACCAGATGGATTTCCCCCTGTTCTACGGCGGCCGCGACCCCCGCACCTCCAAGGGGCGGTGCGAGATCAACGAGTGCCAGATCCCCGTGACGCTGGAAGGCGTGACCATCCACCCCGGCGATTATATTTTCGGCGATATCGACGGCGTGGCGGTCATTCCGGCCGCCATTGTGGATGAAGTGCTCGAAAAGGCCATGGAGACCATTAAAAAAGAGGATACGGTGCGCGACGGGCTGAAAAACGGCGCGTCCCTGCAGGAGGTCTACTCCAAGGTCGGCGCGATCTGA
- the hyuA gene encoding hydantoinase produces the protein MEKRSIRVGIDVGGTHTKAVALDNATHEIVGESIVMTSHDDPMGVAAGVIECFEKCLTQNGIDPDDVVFIAHSTTQATNALLEGDVAKVGIIGMGAGGLEAMLAKRQTNIPAIDLGTGRFIETCHTYMKVKDVNKESLGKAIDELKAQGATVIAGSKAFGVDDLKEELLVREAAQEKGMLASVASDISKLYGLTRRTRTAAINGSILPKMMNTAESTESSVRKAGIKVPLMIMRGDGGVMDITEMKKRPVLTMLSGPAASVMGALMYLRASNGIYFEVGGTSTNIGVIKNGRPAVEYSIVGGHRTYINSLDVRVLGVAGGSMVRAANGHLVDVGPRSAHIGGLKYAVYTPTGEIEEPELEFFSPKPGDPEDYVRIKLKSGKRVTITNSCAANVLGLVKETDYSYGNVESARLCMKPLADYMGVSVEECARQILDKAYEKIKPVIEEFAEKYRIEKDQITLVGVGGGAAALLPYTAKEMQLNYSIPKYAEVISSIGVALAMVRDVVERVIPNPTTEDIRQLKKEAATLAVKNGAVPDTIEVQIEIDPQTSKITAIALGSTEVQTTDLQLKCGEEEARGLAADSMHAKPEEVETLIKNDIFYVFGRTVGEKQQVRLVDHRGFIKVQNSDAVARLCKAGEWEEAVAELWNAQLGYKTDMVMTPDFFLCIGGKVLDFSNTLSLEQLQTIMRSEFLEADENEPIILIAAKTEVF, from the coding sequence ATGGAAAAGAGAAGCATCCGTGTCGGCATTGACGTCGGCGGTACACATACAAAGGCGGTGGCGCTGGACAACGCCACCCACGAGATCGTGGGCGAAAGCATTGTGATGACCAGCCACGACGACCCCATGGGCGTTGCGGCGGGCGTGATCGAGTGCTTTGAAAAATGCCTGACCCAAAACGGGATCGACCCGGACGACGTGGTTTTTATTGCCCACAGCACCACCCAGGCCACCAACGCCCTGCTGGAGGGCGACGTTGCCAAGGTGGGGATCATCGGCATGGGGGCAGGCGGGCTGGAAGCCATGCTGGCCAAACGCCAGACGAATATCCCCGCCATCGACCTGGGGACCGGCCGCTTTATTGAGACCTGCCACACCTACATGAAGGTAAAGGATGTAAACAAGGAGAGCCTGGGCAAAGCCATCGACGAGCTCAAGGCCCAGGGCGCCACGGTGATTGCGGGCAGCAAGGCGTTTGGCGTGGACGACCTGAAGGAAGAGCTTTTGGTGCGCGAGGCAGCCCAGGAAAAGGGCATGCTGGCCTCGGTGGCGTCGGACATCAGCAAGCTGTATGGCCTGACCCGGCGCACCCGCACCGCAGCCATTAACGGAAGCATCCTGCCCAAGATGATGAACACCGCCGAGAGCACCGAAAGCAGCGTGCGCAAGGCGGGCATTAAGGTTCCCCTGATGATCATGCGGGGCGACGGCGGCGTGATGGACATCACCGAGATGAAAAAGCGCCCGGTGCTCACCATGCTCTCCGGCCCGGCGGCGTCGGTCATGGGCGCGCTGATGTATCTGCGGGCCTCGAACGGCATCTACTTTGAGGTGGGCGGCACCAGCACCAACATCGGCGTGATCAAAAACGGCCGCCCGGCGGTGGAATATTCCATCGTGGGCGGGCACCGCACCTACATCAACTCGCTGGACGTGCGGGTGCTGGGCGTGGCCGGCGGCTCGATGGTGCGGGCGGCGAACGGCCATTTGGTGGATGTTGGCCCGCGCTCGGCCCACATCGGCGGGCTGAAATATGCGGTGTACACCCCCACCGGGGAGATCGAAGAACCGGAGCTGGAGTTTTTCTCGCCCAAGCCCGGCGACCCCGAGGATTACGTGCGCATCAAGCTGAAAAGCGGCAAGCGGGTCACCATTACCAACTCCTGCGCGGCCAACGTGCTGGGCCTGGTAAAAGAGACCGATTATTCCTACGGCAATGTGGAAAGCGCCCGCCTGTGCATGAAGCCCCTGGCGGACTACATGGGCGTTTCGGTGGAGGAGTGCGCCCGGCAGATCCTGGATAAGGCCTACGAAAAGATCAAGCCGGTGATCGAGGAATTTGCCGAGAAATACCGCATTGAAAAGGATCAGATCACCCTGGTGGGCGTGGGCGGCGGCGCAGCGGCCCTGCTGCCTTACACGGCAAAGGAGATGCAGCTGAACTACAGCATCCCCAAATATGCCGAGGTAATCAGCTCGATTGGCGTGGCGCTGGCCATGGTGCGGGACGTGGTGGAGCGCGTGATCCCCAACCCCACCACCGAGGACATCCGCCAGCTCAAAAAAGAGGCGGCGACCCTGGCCGTGAAAAACGGCGCGGTGCCGGATACCATTGAGGTACAGATCGAGATCGACCCCCAGACCTCCAAGATCACGGCCATTGCACTGGGCAGCACCGAGGTGCAGACCACCGACCTGCAGCTGAAATGCGGCGAGGAGGAGGCGCGCGGCCTGGCCGCGGACTCGATGCACGCAAAACCTGAAGAGGTCGAGACCCTGATCAAAAACGACATCTTTTATGTGTTCGGCCGCACGGTGGGCGAAAAGCAGCAGGTACGCCTGGTGGATCACCGGGGCTTCATCAAGGTGCAGAACAGCGACGCCGTTGCCCGGCTGTGCAAGGCCGGCGAGTGGGAAGAGGCCGTGGCCGAACTGTGGAATGCCCAGCTTGGCTATAAGACCGACATGGTCATGACGCCGGACTTCTTTTTGTGCATCGGCGGCAAGGTGCTGGACTTTTCCAACACCTTAAGCCTGGAACAGCTCCAGACCATTATGCGCAGCGAATTTTTGGAGGCGGACGAGAATGAGCCGATCATCCTGATCGCGGCCAAGACGGAAGTCTTTTAA
- a CDS encoding phosphosugar isomerase: MTIQEIVADILKKKEAVGGVDSVYLVACGGSFAGFYPAKYLLDHASRTLRCAMFTANEFVHALPDACGPNSIVLGCSMRGTPETGEAVRAARERGAATVAFYVQESKMTGYSEYKVQYETIAEDVSRAEQTNAALELQFCFELLHQKEGCPLYEPAMAGFAILDDIYRSAAEYCRPRAKAFAAGCKDEPVIYVMGGGPSMGAAYIFSICNLMEMQWVHSPTVNSGEYLHGPFETLDKNLPMFVLVSEGRTRPVDERALRFLKNYGEKLYVLDAKELGINRLDSSVAEYFNHLVFSSVLNNVYLRELSYAKKHPYQNRRYMWQVEY, translated from the coding sequence ATGACCATTCAGGAAATCGTGGCAGACATTTTAAAAAAGAAAGAGGCCGTGGGCGGGGTGGACAGCGTCTATCTGGTGGCCTGCGGGGGATCCTTTGCAGGGTTCTACCCGGCAAAATATTTGCTGGATCACGCCAGCAGGACGCTCCGGTGCGCCATGTTCACGGCCAACGAGTTTGTGCACGCCCTGCCGGATGCCTGCGGGCCCAACAGCATCGTGCTGGGCTGTTCCATGCGCGGTACGCCCGAAACGGGCGAGGCGGTGCGGGCGGCCCGGGAACGCGGCGCGGCCACCGTGGCGTTTTATGTGCAGGAGAGCAAAATGACAGGGTACAGCGAGTATAAAGTGCAGTACGAAACCATTGCCGAGGATGTTTCCCGCGCGGAGCAGACCAATGCAGCGCTGGAGCTGCAGTTTTGCTTTGAATTGCTGCACCAGAAAGAAGGCTGCCCTTTGTATGAGCCTGCAATGGCCGGCTTTGCGATTTTGGACGATATTTACCGGTCTGCGGCCGAATATTGCCGGCCACGGGCAAAGGCATTTGCGGCCGGATGCAAAGACGAGCCGGTGATCTATGTGATGGGCGGCGGCCCCAGCATGGGGGCGGCGTACATCTTTTCCATCTGCAACCTGATGGAAATGCAGTGGGTTCACTCGCCCACGGTGAACAGCGGGGAATACCTGCACGGGCCTTTCGAAACGCTGGATAAAAACCTGCCCATGTTCGTGTTGGTGAGCGAGGGCCGCACCCGCCCGGTGGACGAACGCGCCCTGCGCTTTTTGAAAAATTATGGTGAAAAGCTTTATGTGCTGGACGCCAAGGAGCTGGGCATTAACCGGCTGGACAGTTCAGTGGCGGAATACTTTAATCATCTGGTGTTCTCGTCGGTGCTGAACAACGTATATCTGCGGGAGCTCTCGTATGCCAAAAAGCATCCGTACCAGAACCGGCGCTATATGTGGCAGGTGGAATACTGA
- a CDS encoding citrate transporter, protein MQTIIGILLLVTYLAFIVYAAKGGNLMLGLFVMAVLWSGLGAVGGAITWETVNTTIFNDGPQGFGATAVNIIFGSWFGRILVETGIARTIIRKAVELGGDKPAVTTILLALVTSLIFTTAYGVGAVVAIGVIVFPILLSLGIPKPLAAATFTMSVGCGLYFNSSLLTQAAGTMVVNDQQYGFEGWYSFALVAFIIHFISIVLMVLFATRKGAKKKAWAAASGSLEGKNVNLLACLTPILPVTLSVAFKVSAIPAIIIAVLWALAWTGYFKSWGNLGEVLQKTFHDGVADVGLVLGFLMFLQMFIKAAGACKDLLAPIVSPIIPSNAFLIFLVFGLLSFMSLFRGPLTIWGAGAATFAIVAATGIYPLTVLYPLFYIQCCTVNTNVCPTQSWNLWAIGYTKISTKEYMKQTLVYALPCAFILEMVAYFMFAA, encoded by the coding sequence ATGCAAACGATCATTGGTATTTTATTGCTCGTTACGTATCTGGCATTTATCGTTTATGCCGCCAAAGGCGGAAACCTGATGCTCGGCCTGTTCGTGATGGCCGTTTTGTGGAGCGGCCTTGGCGCCGTGGGCGGGGCGATCACCTGGGAAACGGTGAACACCACCATCTTTAACGACGGCCCGCAGGGCTTTGGCGCCACAGCCGTGAACATCATCTTTGGCTCCTGGTTCGGCCGCATCCTGGTGGAAACCGGCATTGCGCGCACCATCATCCGCAAGGCGGTGGAGCTGGGCGGCGACAAGCCCGCCGTGACCACCATTCTTCTGGCGCTGGTGACCAGCCTGATTTTTACCACCGCTTACGGCGTGGGCGCCGTGGTTGCCATCGGCGTAATCGTGTTCCCGATTCTGCTGAGCCTGGGCATCCCCAAGCCCTTGGCAGCCGCCACCTTTACCATGTCTGTGGGCTGCGGCCTTTACTTCAACAGCTCGCTGCTCACCCAGGCCGCCGGCACCATGGTGGTGAACGACCAGCAGTACGGCTTTGAGGGCTGGTACAGCTTTGCGCTGGTGGCGTTTATAATTCACTTTATCAGCATTGTGCTCATGGTCCTGTTCGCCACCCGCAAGGGCGCGAAGAAAAAAGCCTGGGCTGCGGCCTCCGGCTCGCTGGAAGGCAAAAACGTGAACCTGCTGGCCTGCCTGACCCCGATCCTGCCGGTCACCCTGTCGGTGGCGTTCAAGGTTTCCGCCATTCCCGCCATCATCATCGCGGTGCTCTGGGCGCTGGCCTGGACCGGCTACTTCAAGAGCTGGGGCAATTTGGGCGAAGTGCTGCAAAAGACCTTCCACGACGGCGTGGCCGACGTGGGCCTGGTGCTGGGCTTTTTGATGTTCCTGCAGATGTTCATCAAGGCTGCCGGCGCCTGCAAGGACCTGCTCGCGCCCATTGTGTCGCCCATCATTCCCAGCAACGCCTTTTTGATCTTCTTGGTGTTCGGCCTGCTGAGCTTTATGTCGCTGTTCCGCGGCCCGCTCACCATCTGGGGCGCCGGCGCGGCCACCTTTGCCATTGTGGCGGCCACCGGAATTTACCCCCTGACCGTGCTGTACCCCCTGTTCTACATCCAGTGCTGCACCGTGAACACCAACGTGTGCCCCACCCAGTCCTGGAACCTGTGGGCCATTGGTTACACCAAGATCAGCACGAAAGAGTACATGAAGCAGACCCTGGTCTATGCCCTGCCCTGCGCGTTCATTCTGGAAATGGTAGCATATTTCATGTTTGCCGCCTGA